In the Leptospira neocaledonica genome, CCATTATAAGCAAAAAAGTTTTAAATTAAAAAATTTATTATGGTGCATCGCCGGATTTCCGCTCCGATCCCTGTCGCTATTAGTAGTTCTATGTTTTTCGTTTGTTCTTAAGTTCTTTCTGAGATAAGGTCAAGGCGCTGGAGGGCGGGATAATTGTAGGAATTCCTACATGGATTTAGGAAGAAGGATTTCGTTGACGGAGAAAGGATTTTGTGATACGGGGAATGAGCTCTCCCACAAGCCACTCCCCCCAATCCCAATGCAGGGTGGGGGCCGTTTTTAAAAAATGCTTTCGATCATACTGAACGAGTACCCAAAGCGGCTCACTCCTATTGTCGCCGCGAAGACGCAAAGGTTAAGTTCGCACAGAGGGCACTGAGATCACAGAGGATTAATAACGTACCAAAAACTCTGTGTGCTTTGTGCTCTCCGTGCGAAAATAATGAATAGGCTGAATTCATGAGTTCTATAGAATTTAAGAAATGATAATTAGCTCTGAACATAGACCTTGGCCAGTTCCGAAGAAAAACTGGAGAATGAAACAGATCTGGCATGATCTATTATTCATTCATTGGCCTTTGCCAATTTCTATGATCCGTCCTTTTATTCCTAAACGTTTGGAAATCGATACTTTCGAAAAGCAAACTTGGATTGGAGTAGTTCCATTTCATATGAGTGGGATCCGAATGAGAGGATTGCCTGTCATGCCAATCGCTTCCCGTTTTCCAGAAATCAATGTTAGAGTATACGTTACTTTAGATGGAAAACCCGGAGTATATTTTTTCAGTTTGGATGCAGAGAGTTGGTTAGCAGTAAAAGTTGCAAGGACCTTCTATCATCTTCCTTATTATTTGGCGAATTTCGAAGTTACCGAAAAGGAAAATAGGATTTCGTATCAGTCCCAAAGGACTTCTTCTAATGGTAGATTTTGTTTTCAGGCAGAATATGGACCGACTTCGGATGTCTTTCAGGCTAAGAAGGGAAGTCTGGATTATTGGTTAACTGAAAGATATTGTTTGTATGCTAATAATAAAAATTCTTTATATAGATGCGAAATTTTGCATGAGCCTTGGCCTTTACAAAAAGCGGATGCAAATATTATACGGAATACAATGGCTGATCTGGATGGGATACGACTTCCCGATATAAAGCCAATATATCATTTTTCTAAAAAAATAGAAGTATTGACCTGGGGTTTAGAAAAAGTTTAAGAAAGAATTCTATTTCTAAATTCTATCCAATCTTCCATAAGCCGATCCGAAAAATCAGTATCCTTATACTTCTCGTAAAACTGCTTTTCGCCCAAATCCAAAAATGTTCCTGGGAAAATTTTTCCACCTAGTTTGTTTTGAGCGGAAAGTTTACGGAACGTATTTGCGAGGTCATAAGGTCTGTCCGGTTCCAGATCGGAGAGGCATTCCGCTTTCATCCAGGAAAGCCCCAAATAAAAATAACCTCCCGCTTCGAATTGGACCAAATTGTCCTTTAGGCTTAATCCTGTATAGTTTGCATTTTCGGGAATTTTAGCTAAATATAATATACAATCGAATTTTTTTTGTTCTTCCGGATCCGGCCAAGGATTAAATCCAGATTCCGGAAAGAGAATAAAATCGGGATTTAAGACTAAAAAATGATCCTGCAAATCCCAAAATCTTTCGATTCCTGTTCGGATTCCCCCTCCGGTCCCCAAAATTTCAGGCGTTTCTGAAGAGAAATGCAGTTGGAAATCATTAAAACCTCTTAACTCTTCTTGTATTTTTTCGCCGAGATAGTGTAGGTTAAGGATTCCGTCGTTTATCCCCCAGGACTTGGCATGAAATAAGGAATAGTATATGAGAGGTATATTATTTATTTTTAAAATAGGTTTGGGAGAATCTTTGGTCCATTCTCCCATTCTCGTTCCGAAACCCGCACATGGAAAAAATGCCTTCATTCTAAAGTTTTTCCAAGAATAGATTATTGCCGGCTAATTCTTTTTTTAATAGATGAAAGAATAAAAACAGTTGATCAGGAAAAAGTCCCACTTGCACTATTTCTAATAGGTTGTCTAAACAGTTAAGAACACTTTGTCTGTACTTGTCCTGTTTTTTCTCCGCTACCAACATAAAATAAGATCCGAGTGCTTTGTAGGATCTTTGCAAACATTGCAAATAATAACATTCTTTAGGTTTGGAAAATCTATTATTGCTGAGTTTTAGAAAGAGTAGAAAAAGTCCCTGCCTCATAGCGAATGGGATCGGTCTATAAGCATCGTACAATAGACTGGAAAGATCGTAAAATGGAGTTCCCATTCTTGCATCCTGGAAATCAATCAATGTCAATTCCCCGGAAGGGGAGAGCATAATGTTCCGAGCATGAAAGTCCCGATGACAGAATACTTTGTCTTTATATTCTGCTAAAAACCCCGAAGATTCTTCCAGAAAAAAAACCACTTCCGGTCTGAGTTTGGTCTTAAGATTAAACATCTCAGCGAAATTTGTATATGAAGAAAACGTAAACTTATTTTCGAAATTCAATTTTTCGTAATCAAATTCACGAGTGGAGACGGGAGGTTCAGGTCTGGTTTTTTGGAGAGAGACAAGCAATTCCAAAGATTTTACTAAAAGATTTCTATATTCCGCATCATCTTGGACGGAACTTAGATCGGAATCTCCTTCGTCGGAAAGGAGCATTAGTTTATTGAACACATCAGTCTTGTATATTTTAGGGACTTTGAAGTTATGGTGTTCTAAAAAATGGCCCACCTCTTGAAAGTCATGTTGAAAGACTTGGTCCTTACACAGGATCTTTGTTGTTCCGTCAGGATACTTTGCACGATAATATCTACGTGCGGAAGCTTCTGGATTGAGTAAGTCTATTTTTTCTGGAAACTTTCCATCGATTGAGAGGAAGCGAAAATCTATCTCACTTAAAACTTCGTTCATAGCCGCGTATGGCTAGTTCTACAATTTGTCCGGAAAGACCAAGCGGAATTCGGTGCCTTTTTCCGGCTCTGAATCGATTTCTATTCTGATCCCGAATACGTCAGCGATCTCCTTTGCCACAAACATTCCTAGACCAGTACCTTGGCCGGTTTTTTTTGTAGTGAAGTAAGGTTGGAAGATCTTGTTTAAAATATCTTTGCTCATCCCGACCCCATTATCTCGGATCTTTACCATAGGATGATGACTTTTTTCTCCCACGGAGATTTCTATCCTTCCTTTGTTATCTGTCGCATCCGCGGAATTTAAAAAGATATTAGAAAATAATAGGCTCAATTGATCCGCATTAGAATACACAGATGTTTTGTCCGGACTCCTATTAAATACAATCTCGCAATATTTTAAACGAGTGGTCTTTCTAAAAACTTCTATGACGGATTCTACTACTTCGTTTAGATCTAAGGTTTCTTTGTCTCTGCCTGAATCTCCGGGTTTTCCTAACTGAAGCAGGTTGAAAGTCAGGTTTTTTAATTTTGTGATCTGGTTCCAAGTAACCAAAATTGCCTTATCTTTAATAGGCTCATCCGCATCGGGAAGTCTTGCTACTTCTATAAAACCTTGGATAGCCGTAAGTGCGTTATTGATCTCATGACCAATGCTGGATGCAATTGTGGTTAGGAACGCTCTTCTTTCTGCATCGATCAGTTTTTCGGAGATGATATTCTTTTGCGTGATATCTCTTGCGATCCCGGTATAATATGTTTTTCCGTTCAATTCATATCTACATACTGAGATATCAAAATTGAATTTTCCGC is a window encoding:
- a CDS encoding YqjF family protein, translated to MKQIWHDLLFIHWPLPISMIRPFIPKRLEIDTFEKQTWIGVVPFHMSGIRMRGLPVMPIASRFPEINVRVYVTLDGKPGVYFFSLDAESWLAVKVARTFYHLPYYLANFEVTEKENRISYQSQRTSSNGRFCFQAEYGPTSDVFQAKKGSLDYWLTERYCLYANNKNSLYRCEILHEPWPLQKADANIIRNTMADLDGIRLPDIKPIYHFSKKIEVLTWGLEKV
- a CDS encoding NTP transferase domain-containing protein, whose product is MKAFFPCAGFGTRMGEWTKDSPKPILKINNIPLIYYSLFHAKSWGINDGILNLHYLGEKIQEELRGFNDFQLHFSSETPEILGTGGGIRTGIERFWDLQDHFLVLNPDFILFPESGFNPWPDPEEQKKFDCILYLAKIPENANYTGLSLKDNLVQFEAGGYFYLGLSWMKAECLSDLEPDRPYDLANTFRKLSAQNKLGGKIFPGTFLDLGEKQFYEKYKDTDFSDRLMEDWIEFRNRILS
- a CDS encoding phosphotransferase; protein product: MNEVLSEIDFRFLSIDGKFPEKIDLLNPEASARRYYRAKYPDGTTKILCKDQVFQHDFQEVGHFLEHHNFKVPKIYKTDVFNKLMLLSDEGDSDLSSVQDDAEYRNLLVKSLELLVSLQKTRPEPPVSTREFDYEKLNFENKFTFSSYTNFAEMFNLKTKLRPEVVFFLEESSGFLAEYKDKVFCHRDFHARNIMLSPSGELTLIDFQDARMGTPFYDLSSLLYDAYRPIPFAMRQGLFLLFLKLSNNRFSKPKECYYLQCLQRSYKALGSYFMLVAEKKQDKYRQSVLNCLDNLLEIVQVGLFPDQLFLFFHLLKKELAGNNLFLEKL
- a CDS encoding hybrid sensor histidine kinase/response regulator; its protein translation is MTREKNPNVLIIDDEAEIRTALERVISREGYHVFLAEDFESAMKIVRDYAVDIVISDILMGGKDGIEVAREIKKYNSNIPVILITGNPQLHTAEEALRNRVFDYISKPVSRQNILAALENARKEKEDRDRKSKKIIRAVREKSHLAQQSKDLDYRNSLILETTGDCVITLDEDLLIRAANEATIRNFGYEENEIVGQKITLLISDENTEAYLERIAHLMSRKSDHNIARLHNAELVSRDGGKFNFDISVCRYELNGKTYYTGIARDITQKNIISEKLIDAERRAFLTTIASSIGHEINNALTAIQGFIEVARLPDADEPIKDKAILVTWNQITKLKNLTFNLLQLGKPGDSGRDKETLDLNEVVESVIEVFRKTTRLKYCEIVFNRSPDKTSVYSNADQLSLLFSNIFLNSADATDNKGRIEISVGEKSHHPMVKIRDNGVGMSKDILNKIFQPYFTTKKTGQGTGLGMFVAKEIADVFGIRIEIDSEPEKGTEFRLVFPDKL